In the genome of Palaemon carinicauda isolate YSFRI2023 chromosome 13, ASM3689809v2, whole genome shotgun sequence, one region contains:
- the LOC137652459 gene encoding calmodulin-like, which produces MPRRLTADEESEARECFAIFGKDGKMPIKDLGTALRSLGVNPTNSEVQALAAELGNPRTVDYETFLRLLTKEFSPADSEEEIREAFGVFDRDGNGSISATELKHVLMTMGEKLSEEEVEIMVQEADIDEEGQIFYQQFIDIMTRKIF; this is translated from the exons ATGCCACGAAGGTTAACAGCCGATGAAGAATCCGAGGCCAGGGAATGTTTTGCCATCTTTGGGAAGGATGGAAAGATGCCCATCAAGGATCTAGGAACTGCCCTTAGATCCTTAGGTGTCAATCCTACAAACTCAGAGGTCCAGGCTCTTGCTGCCGAGCTTGGGAATCCCAGAACTGTTGACTACGAAACATTTCTG AGACTCCTGACGAAGGAATTCTCACCAGCCGACTCTGAGGAGGAGATCCGAGAGGCCTTCGGAGTCTTCGACAGGGACGGAAACGGGTCTATATCAGCCACAGAGCTCAAACACGTCCTTATGACAATGGGGGAGAAACTCTCCGAAGAGGAGGTGGAGATCATGGTGCAGGAAGCCGACATAGACGAGGAAGGACAGATTTTTTACCAACAGTTCATTGATATCATgacaagaaaaatattttga